The Coffea arabica cultivar ET-39 chromosome 1e, Coffea Arabica ET-39 HiFi, whole genome shotgun sequence genome has a window encoding:
- the LOC113707014 gene encoding probable aquaporin TIP1-1, with protein sequence MPEVIRVPFRRIAFGNREEIRQPGAIKAALAELISTLIFVFAGEGSGMAYSKLTGGAPSTPAGLISAALAYGLGLFVGVSVSANISGGHVNPAVTIGAFLGGNITLFRGLLYIIGQLVGSIIACLLLKVSTGGMKTSALSLAHGVSVWDAFILEIVMTFGLVYTVYATAIDPKKGDVGTIAPIAIGLIVAANILAGGAFDGASMNPAVSFGPAVVSWTWTNHWVYWAGPIVGAVIAAAVYEIFFIDHSHEAVPAADY encoded by the exons atgcctgaAGTGATCAGGGTGCCATTCCGGCGAATTGCATTCGGAAACCGTGAAGAAATCCGGCAGCCCGGTGCAATCAAGGCAGCCTTGGCTGAGCTTATCAGCACCCTCATCTTTGTCTTCGCAGGTGAGGGTTCCGGCATGGCATATAGCAAGTTGACTGGTGGTGCTCCAAGTACTCCAGCTGGGCTTATATCCGCCGCCTTGGCTTATGGTTTAGGGCTATTCGTGGGCGTCTCCGTCTCGGCTAACATCTCCGGCGGCCACGTCAACCCGGCCGTGACTATTGGCGCTTTTCTTGGCGGTAACATCACCCTCTTCAGGGGTCTTCTCTACATCATCGGCCAGTTGGTAGGATCAATCATTGCTTGCTTGCTCCTTAAGGTCTCCACTGGAGGCATG AAAACTTCAGCCTTATCTCTGGCGCATGGTGTATCTGTGTGGGATGCATTTATTCTGGAAATAGTGATGACGTTTGGGCTAGTTTACACCGTCTATGCCACAGCCATTGACCCGAAGAAGGGTGATGTTGGAACGATTGCACCCATTGCCATTGGTTtgattgtggcggccaacattCTGGCGGGTGGTGCCTTTGACGGAGCATCCATGAACCCGGCTGTGTCATTCGGGCCTGCTGTGGTCAGCTGGACCTGGACTAACCACTGGGTCTACTGGGCTGGCCCCATCGTTGGAGCTGTGATTGCTGCTGCTGTCTATGAAATCTTCTTCATCGACCATTCTCATGAGGCCGTGCCCGCCGCAGATtactag